One window of Serinus canaria isolate serCan28SL12 chromosome 3, serCan2020, whole genome shotgun sequence genomic DNA carries:
- the MDH1 gene encoding malate dehydrogenase, cytoplasmic, with protein sequence MGEPVRVLVTGAAGQIAYSLLYSIAKGDVFGKDQPLTLVLLDITPMMTVLEGVVMELQDCALPLLREVIPTDKEEVAFKDLDIAILVGSMPRREGMERKDLLKANVKIFKSQGAALDKYAKKTVKVVVVGNPANTNCLIASKSAPSIPKENFSCLTRLDHNRAKSQIALKLGVTANDVKNVIIWGNHSSTQYPDVNHAKVNVKGKEVGVYEAIKDDSWLKGDFIVTVQQRGAAVIKARKLSSAMSAAKAICDHVRDIWFGTPAGEFVSMGVISDGNSYGVPEDLLYSFPVVIKDKTWKFVEGLPINDFSREKMDLTAKELTEEKETAVEFLSSA encoded by the exons ATG GGTGAACCTGTCAGAGTGCTGGTgactggagcagctgggcagatTGCTTACTCCCTCCTCTACAGCATTGCCAAGGGCGATGTCTTCGGCAAAGACCAG cctcTTACTCTTGTGCTGCTGGACATCACTCCTATGATGACGGTACTGGAAGGTGTGGTGATGGAGCTGCAGGACTGtgctctgccactgctcagAG aGGTCATTCCAACAGACAAGGAGGAAGTTGCATTCAAAGACCTTGACATAGCAATTCTGGTTGGCTCCATGCCAAGGAGAGAGGGCATGGAGAGGAAGGATTTACTCaaagcaaatgtaaaaattttCAAGTCTCAGGGTGCAGCCTTGGACAAGTATGCCAAAAAGACTGTCAAG gttGTGGTTGTTGGGAATCCAGCAAATACCAACTGCCTGATTGCATCAAAGTCAGCCCCATCCATACCAAAGGAAAACTTCAGCTGCTTAACTCGTTTGGATCACAACAGAGCCAAATCTCAG ATTGCTCTGAAACTTGGTGTGACTGCTAATGATGTGAAGAATGTCATCATCTGGGGCAACCACTCCTCCACTCAATATCCTGATGTTAACCATGCGAAGGTAAatgtgaaaggaaaggaagttgGAGTCTATGAAGCTATAAAAGATGACAGCTGGCTGAAGGGAGACTTTATTGTG ACTGTTCAGCAACGTGGAGCAGCTGTTATTAAGGCCAGGAAGCTGTCCAGTGCCATGTCAGCTGCCAAGGCTATCTGTGATCATGTGAGGGACATCTGGTTTGGCACTCCAGCG GGGGAGTTTGTTTCGATGGGAGTAATTTCTGATGGCAATTCTTACGGTGTTCCTGAAGACCTGCTATATTCATTCCCTGTTGTGATCAAG GACAAGACCTGGAAGTTTGTTGAGGGTCTTCCTATTAATGATTTTTCTCGTGAGAAGATGGATCTTACTGCTAAGGAGTTAACTGAAGAGAAGGAGACTGCTGTGGAATTCCTCTCCAGTGCATGA